A single genomic interval of Gammaproteobacteria bacterium harbors:
- a CDS encoding zinc-binding dehydrogenase, with protein sequence MYAANYIGAGKIEARTDATRPRPGAGEVLVAVHACGICGSDLHMYRNDSYRGQLVRKTPEGYEVPGHEFAGTIVELGEGVTGWSTGERVVGVTGFGGGMAEYVTVPVNPFQLVRIPAGVSFAEAATTEPMADALQMVRKANITAGENVVVFGVGIIGLGVIQAIRAREVPVGQIIAIDVQDARLAKAREVGATATVNPRAGEIYSAVAAICGREDDYRGESANIAVVFDCAGYIKHMSGPPPLETALHLVANRNGRIVCFGGFEDRMLIDMGYIIRKEPLIMGSNGYAPEELAEALELMQARRIDRAGLISHRFALAEVARAFTTQCQPEAVKVLLECASPGA encoded by the coding sequence ATGTACGCAGCGAACTACATCGGAGCCGGCAAGATCGAGGCGCGCACCGATGCCACCCGCCCGCGGCCCGGGGCCGGCGAGGTGCTGGTGGCCGTGCATGCCTGCGGGATCTGCGGCTCGGACCTGCACATGTATCGCAACGACTCCTACCGCGGACAGCTGGTGCGCAAAACCCCGGAGGGATACGAAGTACCCGGGCATGAATTTGCCGGCACCATCGTCGAACTCGGCGAGGGCGTGACGGGCTGGAGCACAGGCGAGCGGGTGGTCGGTGTCACGGGGTTTGGCGGAGGCATGGCCGAGTATGTGACCGTGCCGGTGAACCCGTTCCAGCTGGTACGCATTCCAGCGGGCGTGAGTTTCGCGGAGGCAGCCACCACCGAGCCGATGGCCGATGCGCTGCAGATGGTACGCAAGGCCAATATCACCGCCGGCGAGAACGTGGTGGTGTTCGGGGTCGGCATCATCGGGCTTGGCGTGATCCAGGCCATCCGTGCGCGGGAGGTGCCGGTCGGGCAGATCATCGCGATCGACGTGCAGGACGCGCGCCTGGCGAAGGCCCGGGAAGTCGGCGCCACCGCGACCGTGAATCCGCGCGCTGGCGAGATATACAGCGCAGTGGCGGCAATCTGCGGGCGCGAGGATGATTATCGCGGCGAATCCGCGAATATCGCCGTGGTGTTCGACTGCGCCGGCTACATCAAGCACATGAGCGGGCCGCCGCCGCTCGAGACCGCACTGCACCTGGTCGCGAACCGGAACGGACGCATCGTGTGCTTCGGCGGCTTCGAGGACCGCATGCTGATCGACATGGGCTACATCATCCGCAAGGAGCCTCTGATCATGGGCTCCAACGGTTATGCGCCAGAAGAACTGGCCGAGGCGCTCGAACTGATGCAAGCGCGCCGCATCGATCGCGCCGGGCTGATTTCCCACCGCTTTGCACTTGCGGAGGTAGCTCGCGCTTTCACGACCCAGTGCCAGCCCGAGGCAGTGAAAGTCCTGCTCGAGTGCGCGAGCCCCGGCGCGTGA